A portion of the Sphingobacterium spiritivorum genome contains these proteins:
- a CDS encoding lipocalin family protein, protein MRKHILTFVAILAGVFLFSSCGAQRKTTSSSGSSSSSSTEVNDGPSASQWKGGVKGTWILNTITRENIPAAYTIKTVFEEAPAECFEGSVWNFPSNGKGSIEFTAEGTLCAKGAVRNIVWSIYNPGKMGGQPQFQFKKIYSGDKARNVTTGYRMDLSFSDGEKLVMKMPVQLDNGTGYLVFNFSKGDR, encoded by the coding sequence ATGCGTAAACATATTTTGACTTTCGTAGCGATCCTAGCAGGTGTTTTCTTGTTTTCATCGTGCGGAGCACAGAGAAAGACTACGTCTTCTTCAGGTAGCTCCAGTTCTTCCAGCACAGAAGTAAATGACGGACCAAGTGCCTCTCAATGGAAAGGTGGTGTAAAAGGTACATGGATTCTGAATACCATTACCCGTGAGAACATCCCGGCTGCTTATACTATTAAAACTGTATTCGAAGAAGCTCCTGCTGAGTGTTTTGAAGGAAGTGTATGGAATTTTCCATCCAATGGTAAAGGAAGTATAGAATTTACAGCAGAAGGTACGTTGTGTGCTAAAGGAGCTGTCCGTAATATTGTATGGTCAATCTACAACCCTGGAAAAATGGGCGGACAACCACAGTTTCAATTCAAAAAAATCTATTCAGGAGATAAGGCCAGAAATGTTACTACAGGATACCGTATGGATCTTTCCTTTTCTGACGGAGAAAAACTGGTCATGAAAATGCCTGTTCAGTTGGATAATGGTACTGGTTATTTAGTCTTTAATTTTTCAAAAGGAGATAGATAA
- a CDS encoding sensor histidine kinase, protein MQLTTKIRILLLILTISFMGTALTIHLTITDKDMLELDKNELTANIHKKESIIEDLFADSTIMKTFKNVEQFPLQSADILEKFASEKGVFLYLYKDSKPVLWSTDVYVPVTDAGLKSNTTYMIENNRSFVVKKKTAGDVNILALVLVKRLFNSNNEYLKNTFNKQLIDDSNLEIADYTDIQNIQNVYSKDGTYLFSVKLKSGKHDNVFIFLQFICWVSAMFCFIILTHNICLNLAKKGFAWLGVFIFVSVLSSLRFIDLQSNWLAMHSSLGIFDPKYYAYNSVFPNLWALTLTNLSCLWCLAFIHSVSDKLILPPQLKKKIIPYVISGLLVFSIYFFYNLLFKHLGSLITHTSIVSYDFSKIADLSKYSWLNLFNLCLAILSLFFYIDILLRLIDQLFEQVSIKLNIQLAVLIFSMIVYALLGENSINNVLLGILILLIFLRKYALGQYRFSFYIVILVIVALFSSINHDKYMKIKKLESMKLVLSNLEAEDDTNAISLFMDIEKSMKNDEQLQHLFRLSANQQNAIEITDFIKKKYLSGYLSKFDFNGYYYANNIPLDNYPNNKFEEYREKVINNSIKVTESFYRVKSELGTHEYFMTLNLPLGDNTTANIFLNLKNRAFSYILPYPEILSDSRTTSLQQESFLNNSFALYKDKQLVTQYGKYTYPSADSKFPDKVGKFIEIDEPGDYFHLMYRPDSHTTLVISRANQNFYDYLAVTCFFFVLLFVFFSIVDIVIYLIQTMTQKSFRLKSIKYHFMILKNTIQYSTRIQTIFIVSIIFAILISGALAFYNINSRLSHERENNRIKYIAEVSRKLENMMNSAESMNSKETVESYLNILSQAMTTDFTLFNRNGRLIYSSQPKIYDLKLFSTFINPTAYKKLSLIKKTETIEPERVGDFEFSSSYASIRNADYQIAYYLNIPYFASKKEESTSINLLLNTLINIYTIIIIAFGFFAVYISNKITAPLVMIGKKLSQTNVGKQNEPLFWQRNDEVGALVKEYNFMLIKLEENSKKLMGIEREAAWREMAKQIAHEIKNPLTPMKLGIQQLSRSYKENDPRFEERFNRISTSFIEQIDSLSHIASEFSAFAKLPDTRFEKVNIIQKINKSVSFYSTNTQAKITVTNHADSNEIFVLGDKDQLLRTFNNLIKNAIEAGLGRRKLKIDFEIYANPNEMVEIHITDNGNGISDEALPKIFQANFTTKSSGTGLGLAFVKQTIEGMRGTIDFKTTQGKGTVFIIHIPFYHTMIKDI, encoded by the coding sequence GTGCAATTAACGACGAAAATACGTATACTCCTTCTTATTCTTACGATCTCCTTCATGGGCACAGCCCTCACGATACATCTTACTATTACGGACAAAGATATGTTGGAGCTGGATAAAAATGAGCTTACCGCCAATATCCACAAAAAAGAAAGTATCATTGAGGATCTGTTTGCAGATTCCACCATAATGAAGACATTTAAGAATGTGGAACAGTTTCCTCTGCAATCTGCAGATATACTGGAAAAATTTGCATCCGAAAAAGGAGTATTCCTCTATCTGTACAAAGATAGCAAGCCTGTACTCTGGAGTACGGATGTGTACGTACCTGTGACTGATGCAGGACTCAAGTCAAATACGACCTATATGATCGAAAATAACCGGTCCTTTGTCGTGAAAAAGAAAACAGCCGGAGATGTCAATATACTCGCTCTTGTACTCGTAAAACGTCTATTCAACAGTAATAATGAGTATCTGAAAAATACCTTCAATAAACAGCTCATAGATGACTCCAATCTGGAGATAGCTGACTATACGGATATACAGAATATACAGAATGTGTATAGTAAGGACGGAACCTATTTATTCTCTGTAAAGTTAAAGAGTGGAAAACATGATAATGTATTTATCTTCCTCCAATTTATTTGTTGGGTATCTGCAATGTTCTGTTTTATTATCCTTACCCACAATATATGCCTGAATCTGGCTAAGAAGGGATTTGCGTGGCTTGGAGTTTTTATATTTGTATCGGTTCTCTCTTCCCTCCGTTTCATCGATCTGCAGAGTAACTGGCTCGCCATGCACTCCAGTCTGGGAATATTCGACCCTAAATACTATGCGTATAATTCGGTTTTTCCAAACCTGTGGGCACTTACATTAACGAATCTGAGTTGCCTCTGGTGTCTCGCATTTATACATTCTGTATCGGACAAACTTATTCTGCCACCTCAGCTGAAAAAGAAGATTATTCCGTATGTGATATCCGGTCTTCTTGTATTCAGTATTTACTTTTTCTACAACCTGCTCTTTAAGCATCTGGGCAGTCTGATCACACATACCTCTATTGTGAGTTATGATTTTTCAAAAATAGCGGATCTGAGTAAATACAGCTGGTTAAACCTGTTTAACCTCTGTCTGGCGATACTCTCTTTGTTCTTTTATATCGATATTCTTTTGCGGCTTATTGATCAGTTATTCGAACAGGTCAGTATCAAGCTAAACATTCAACTGGCTGTATTGATATTCTCCATGATCGTATATGCTCTGTTGGGAGAAAACAGTATCAATAATGTTCTACTTGGCATTCTTATACTGCTTATTTTCCTGAGAAAATATGCTTTGGGTCAGTACCGCTTTTCTTTCTATATAGTCATACTTGTTATCGTTGCGCTCTTCTCTTCTATTAATCATGATAAATACATGAAAATAAAAAAGCTGGAGAGTATGAAATTAGTGCTTAGTAATCTGGAAGCAGAAGATGACACCAATGCCATTTCCTTATTTATGGATATTGAAAAATCCATGAAAAACGATGAGCAGCTTCAACACTTATTCCGACTTTCTGCAAATCAGCAGAATGCCATCGAAATAACAGATTTTATTAAGAAAAAATACCTGAGCGGATACTTGTCTAAATTTGATTTTAACGGGTATTACTATGCAAATAATATCCCACTAGATAATTACCCTAATAATAAATTCGAAGAATACAGAGAGAAGGTTATTAACAATTCTATCAAAGTAACAGAGAGCTTCTACCGGGTGAAAAGTGAATTGGGTACACATGAATACTTCATGACCTTAAACCTGCCGTTAGGAGATAATACAACAGCCAATATCTTCTTAAATCTCAAGAACAGAGCCTTCAGTTACATCTTGCCTTATCCGGAGATTCTGTCAGACAGCCGTACCACTTCATTACAGCAGGAGTCCTTTCTGAATAACTCTTTTGCTCTCTATAAAGATAAGCAGCTGGTGACCCAATATGGTAAATATACGTATCCAAGTGCTGACAGTAAATTTCCTGACAAAGTAGGTAAGTTTATAGAAATTGATGAGCCGGGAGATTATTTTCACCTGATGTATCGTCCGGACAGCCATACTACGTTGGTGATTAGTCGGGCCAATCAGAATTTTTATGACTATCTGGCTGTTACCTGTTTCTTTTTTGTACTTCTTTTTGTTTTCTTTAGCATTGTCGATATTGTGATTTACCTGATCCAGACGATGACGCAGAAATCTTTCAGGCTAAAGAGTATCAAATACCATTTTATGATCCTTAAAAATACCATTCAGTATAGTACAAGGATTCAGACCATATTTATCGTATCTATCATATTTGCGATTCTCATCTCGGGTGCATTGGCTTTCTACAATATAAACTCGAGGCTGAGTCATGAAAGAGAAAATAACCGTATAAAATATATTGCCGAAGTCTCCCGGAAACTGGAGAATATGATGAACTCGGCTGAGAGCATGAATAGTAAGGAAACTGTAGAGTCTTATCTTAATATTCTATCACAAGCCATGACCACGGATTTTACATTGTTCAATCGGAATGGACGGCTGATCTATTCATCTCAACCTAAGATCTATGATTTGAAGCTCTTCTCGACTTTTATCAACCCTACAGCATACAAAAAACTATCGTTAATCAAAAAGACGGAGACAATTGAACCTGAAAGAGTTGGTGATTTCGAATTCTCCTCCAGCTATGCAAGTATCCGTAATGCCGATTATCAGATCGCCTATTACCTGAATATACCTTATTTTGCATCTAAAAAGGAAGAAAGTACCAGTATCAATCTGTTGCTCAATACGCTGATCAATATCTACACGATCATTATTATTGCATTTGGCTTCTTTGCGGTGTATATTTCCAATAAGATTACTGCTCCTCTGGTAATGATCGGTAAGAAATTGTCGCAGACAAATGTAGGTAAACAGAATGAACCACTTTTCTGGCAACGTAATGATGAGGTAGGTGCATTGGTCAAAGAATACAACTTTATGCTGATCAAACTGGAGGAAAACTCTAAGAAGCTGATGGGTATAGAGCGGGAGGCTGCATGGAGAGAAATGGCCAAACAGATCGCTCATGAAATTAAAAATCCGCTGACTCCTATGAAACTTGGAATTCAGCAGTTATCCCGATCCTATAAGGAAAATGATCCGCGCTTTGAAGAACGCTTTAATCGGATCTCGACTTCATTTATCGAGCAGATAGACAGCTTATCTCATATTGCAAGTGAATTTTCAGCATTTGCCAAACTTCCGGATACCCGGTTTGAAAAGGTGAACATTATTCAAAAGATTAACAAGTCCGTTTCATTTTACAGCACAAATACACAGGCTAAGATTACCGTTACCAATCATGCTGATTCTAATGAAATATTTGTATTGGGAGATAAGGATCAGTTATTGAGAACTTTTAATAATCTTATCAAGAATGCAATTGAGGCTGGTCTGGGGCGCAGAAAACTCAAAATTGACTTTGAGATCTATGCTAATCCGAATGAAATGGTCGAAATACATATCACCGATAATGGAAACGGAATATCGGATGAAGCACTACCCAAGATTTTCCAGGCTAATTTTACAACCAAGAGTTCAGGAACCGGTCTGGGTCTCGCTTTCGTTAAACAAACCATTGAAGGTATGCGGGGAACTATAGATTTCAAAACTACACAGGGAAAAGGAACAGTATTTATTATACATATTCCATTTTACCATACAATGATTAAAGATATCTAA
- a CDS encoding succinate dehydrogenase/fumarate reductase iron-sulfur subunit yields MNLTLKVWRQKNDKQRGQFVTYQANNIADDMSFLEMLDIVNEELTRKGEDPIYFDHDCREGICGMCSLVINGRPHGPKQGTTTCQLHMRSFHDGQTIVIEPWRAAAFPVLKDLAVDRTAFDRIQQAGGYVNVNTGGVPDANAILIPKRIADEAFESATCIGCGACVAACKNASAMLFVSAKVSQFALLPQGQTERYERAQAMVDQMDAEGFGNCTNTGACEAECPVGIKLTNIARLNREYLTAKLFREEDIHN; encoded by the coding sequence ATGAATTTAACGCTGAAGGTATGGCGTCAGAAAAATGATAAACAAAGAGGTCAGTTCGTAACCTATCAGGCAAATAATATCGCTGACGATATGTCTTTCTTAGAAATGCTTGACATTGTTAACGAAGAATTAACCCGTAAAGGTGAAGATCCTATTTATTTTGACCATGACTGTCGCGAAGGTATTTGCGGAATGTGTTCATTGGTTATTAATGGCCGCCCTCACGGTCCTAAACAAGGGACAACAACTTGTCAATTGCACATGCGTAGTTTCCATGACGGACAAACAATCGTCATCGAACCATGGCGTGCAGCTGCATTCCCTGTATTGAAAGATCTTGCAGTAGACCGGACTGCATTTGACCGTATCCAACAAGCCGGAGGATATGTAAATGTCAATACCGGAGGTGTACCGGATGCGAATGCAATCCTTATTCCTAAAAGAATTGCGGATGAAGCATTTGAATCTGCAACCTGTATCGGCTGCGGAGCTTGTGTTGCTGCCTGTAAAAATGCATCAGCAATGCTTTTTGTTTCTGCAAAAGTTTCCCAGTTTGCATTGTTACCACAAGGTCAGACAGAACGTTATGAACGCGCTCAGGCTATGGTAGATCAGATGGATGCTGAAGGATTCGGTAACTGTACCAACACAGGAGCTTGTGAAGCAGAATGTCCTGTAGGTATCAAACTGACAAATATTGCACGCTTGAATCGTGAATATTTAACAGCAAAATTATTCAGAGAAGAAGACATTCACAACTAG
- a CDS encoding fumarate reductase/succinate dehydrogenase flavoprotein subunit — protein sequence MLDSKVPAGPLAQKWSNYKFNLKLVNPANKRKFTIIVVGTGLAGASAAASLAELGYNVKAFCYQDSPRRAHSIAAQGGINAAKNYQNDGDSVYRLFYDTIKGGDYRAREANVYRLAEVSVNIIDQCVAQGVPFAREYGGLLDNRSFGGAQVSRTFYARGQTGQQLLLGAYSALNRQIKKGKVEMFNRHEMLDVVKVDGHAKGIITRDLVTGAIESHAGHAVLLCTGGYGNVFFLSTNAMGCNVTAAWRAHKRGAFFANPCYTQIHPTCIPVTGDHQSKLTLMSESLRNDGRVWVPKTQELSAKLRNGELKAADIKEEDRDYFLERKYPSFGNLVPRDVASRNAKEAVDDGRGVGKSGVAVFLDFADAIKRLGEDTVRAKYGNLFDMYYQITDENPYKQPMRIYPAVHYTMGGVWVDYNLMTTIPGLYALGECNFSDHGANRLGASALMQGLADGYFVIPYTVGDYLSGLGFAPVDNNRPEFEQARQEVEAKTKQLLSLKGTKTVDDIHKELGKIMWEYCGMARTAEGLTKAKGLIQELRKEFWSNVTVLGENEELNLSLEKAGRVADFIELGELMVDDAFNRSESCGGHFRLESQTEEGEAKRNDEEFTYVAAWEFKGENQPEVLHKEELIFENVKLTQRSYK from the coding sequence ATGTTAGATTCAAAAGTACCAGCGGGTCCTTTAGCCCAAAAATGGTCAAATTATAAATTCAATCTTAAGTTGGTTAATCCGGCTAACAAACGTAAATTCACCATTATCGTTGTTGGTACAGGATTAGCAGGCGCTTCTGCAGCTGCTTCACTAGCTGAGTTGGGATATAACGTAAAAGCATTCTGCTATCAGGATTCTCCACGCCGTGCGCACTCTATCGCAGCACAGGGAGGTATCAACGCAGCAAAAAATTATCAAAACGATGGTGACTCTGTTTACCGTCTGTTCTACGATACAATCAAAGGTGGTGACTACCGTGCACGTGAGGCAAATGTATACCGCCTGGCTGAAGTATCAGTAAATATTATCGACCAATGTGTGGCTCAAGGAGTTCCTTTTGCCCGTGAATACGGAGGTTTGTTAGACAACCGTTCATTTGGTGGGGCACAGGTATCCCGTACCTTCTATGCACGTGGCCAGACCGGACAACAGTTATTATTAGGTGCTTATTCTGCATTAAACCGTCAGATCAAAAAAGGCAAAGTTGAAATGTTCAACCGTCATGAGATGCTTGATGTCGTAAAAGTGGATGGTCATGCTAAAGGTATTATCACGCGTGATCTTGTAACCGGAGCTATTGAATCTCATGCAGGACATGCTGTATTATTATGTACAGGAGGTTATGGTAATGTATTCTTCTTGTCTACAAATGCTATGGGCTGTAACGTAACTGCTGCGTGGAGAGCACACAAGCGTGGTGCATTCTTCGCGAATCCTTGTTACACACAGATTCACCCAACATGTATTCCTGTAACAGGTGATCATCAGTCTAAACTGACATTAATGTCGGAATCTCTGCGTAATGATGGCCGTGTATGGGTACCTAAAACTCAGGAATTATCAGCTAAACTTCGTAACGGAGAATTAAAAGCTGCTGATATCAAAGAAGAAGACAGGGATTACTTCCTGGAAAGAAAATACCCTTCATTCGGTAACCTTGTTCCTCGTGACGTTGCCTCCCGTAATGCTAAAGAAGCGGTAGACGATGGTCGTGGTGTTGGTAAATCCGGAGTAGCTGTATTCCTTGATTTTGCAGATGCGATCAAACGTCTTGGTGAAGATACAGTACGTGCAAAATATGGTAACTTATTTGACATGTACTATCAGATCACTGATGAGAATCCATATAAACAACCAATGCGTATCTACCCTGCGGTTCACTATACTATGGGTGGTGTATGGGTTGATTATAACCTGATGACGACTATCCCTGGATTATATGCATTAGGAGAATGTAATTTCTCTGATCACGGAGCTAACAGATTAGGAGCATCTGCATTAATGCAGGGTCTTGCTGACGGTTACTTCGTAATTCCTTATACTGTGGGTGATTACCTTTCAGGATTAGGTTTTGCACCTGTAGACAACAATCGTCCTGAATTTGAGCAGGCAAGACAAGAGGTCGAGGCAAAAACCAAACAGTTACTTTCTCTGAAAGGAACAAAAACTGTAGATGATATCCACAAAGAACTGGGTAAAATCATGTGGGAATACTGTGGTATGGCTCGTACAGCAGAAGGATTGACAAAAGCAAAAGGATTAATTCAGGAGCTTAGAAAAGAATTCTGGTCTAATGTTACTGTACTGGGAGAGAATGAAGAGCTTAACCTGTCTCTGGAAAAAGCCGGCCGTGTTGCTGACTTTATCGAACTGGGTGAACTGATGGTAGATGATGCTTTCAACCGCTCTGAATCATGTGGAGGTCACTTCCGTCTGGAAAGTCAGACTGAAGAAGGTGAAGCGAAACGTAATGATGAAGAATTTACTTACGTTGCTGCCTGGGAATTCAAAGGCGAAAATCAGCCAGAGGTTCTTCACAAAGAAGAGTTAATTTTCGAAAATGTTAAATTAACACAAAGAAGTTATAAATAG
- a CDS encoding succinate dehydrogenase cytochrome b subunit — MSKSKPVLSSSLGKKLIMSLTGLFLCTFLIVHLIGNLQLFKSDEGLAFNQYAYTMTHFAPIKVVSYLLYASIIIHAIYALVLTLKNKAARPIGYAKYDGAANSAWNSRNMGILGTVLLVFIATHMANFWWKYHNDQTPYIEYKTDLATNVTTSKELSQSEFTDFRIEVKDGVQTIQARDLYKQVDYAFQNVWLVLLYVVAMAALSFHLIHGFQSAFQTVGFNHKKYIPIVRFLGIWVFGVLIPIGFAAMPLYFFFAK, encoded by the coding sequence ATGAGTAAATCAAAGCCAGTTTTAAGTTCTTCGTTGGGGAAGAAACTGATCATGAGCTTAACAGGACTTTTCCTATGTACGTTTTTGATCGTCCATTTGATCGGAAACCTACAACTGTTTAAGAGTGATGAAGGTCTTGCGTTTAACCAATACGCATACACCATGACCCATTTTGCACCTATTAAAGTAGTTTCTTATTTACTTTATGCTTCTATCATTATCCATGCTATTTATGCATTGGTACTGACGTTGAAAAATAAAGCAGCGCGTCCGATCGGATATGCAAAGTACGACGGAGCGGCTAACAGTGCGTGGAATTCCAGAAACATGGGAATTTTAGGAACAGTATTATTGGTATTTATTGCTACGCACATGGCAAACTTCTGGTGGAAATATCACAATGATCAGACTCCTTATATAGAATATAAAACAGATCTGGCCACCAATGTGACCACCTCAAAGGAATTAAGTCAGTCTGAATTCACTGATTTCCGTATAGAAGTCAAAGACGGCGTACAGACAATACAGGCACGTGACCTGTACAAACAGGTAGATTATGCTTTCCAAAATGTATGGTTAGTATTATTATATGTTGTAGCAATGGCAGCATTGTCTTTTCACCTGATACATGGTTTCCAATCGGCTTTTCAGACCGTTGGATTCAATCACAAAAAATATATTCCAATTGTTAGATTTTTAGGTATTTGGGTATTTGGTGTACTTATCCCGATTGGATTTGCGGCCATGCCTTTATATTTTTTCTTTGCTAAATAA
- a CDS encoding porin family protein: MKKFILSLVASMMLVVSANAQLIPSLKFGVKGALNFSSLKSEGKWLNSDTKTGYQAGLWARVGAAGFHVQPEAYFTGKKIKGEYQTENGSTENGTFDLTTIDVPVLLGTRVGLGPIGVRFQAGPVFAFKVSEGGSLSKYTDFANYKKASTGIIGGIGADISKFTVDLRYEHGLSSLSDNKDKIKMWSIGVGYNFL, encoded by the coding sequence ATGAAAAAGTTTATACTCAGTTTAGTTGCCTCTATGATGTTAGTCGTTTCAGCAAATGCCCAGCTGATCCCAAGTTTAAAGTTCGGGGTTAAAGGAGCGCTGAATTTCTCCAGTCTGAAATCTGAAGGCAAATGGCTTAATTCGGATACAAAAACAGGATATCAGGCAGGTTTGTGGGCGAGAGTTGGTGCTGCAGGATTTCATGTTCAGCCGGAGGCTTACTTCACCGGAAAGAAAATAAAAGGTGAATACCAGACAGAAAACGGATCCACAGAAAACGGAACTTTTGATCTGACTACCATTGACGTGCCTGTATTGTTAGGTACACGTGTTGGATTAGGTCCTATCGGAGTAAGATTTCAGGCAGGTCCGGTATTTGCATTCAAAGTAAGCGAAGGCGGTTCATTGAGTAAATACACTGACTTTGCGAATTACAAAAAAGCATCCACAGGAATTATCGGCGGTATAGGTGCTGACATTAGCAAGTTCACCGTAGATCTTCGTTACGAACATGGATTGTCCAGTCTTAGTGACAACAAAGACAAAATCAAAATGTGGTCAATTGGTGTAGGATACAATTTCTTATAG
- a CDS encoding tRNA-binding protein, with product MEEISWADFEKVDLRVGTILEAVDFPKAKKPAYQLVVDFGEEIGIRKSSAQITVHYTKKSLIGRQVVAVINFPKKQIANFMSECLVTGFADENGDIVLTAVERPLPNGSRLC from the coding sequence ATGGAGGAGATTAGTTGGGCAGATTTTGAGAAAGTTGATTTGAGAGTAGGGACAATTCTCGAAGCGGTGGATTTTCCTAAAGCCAAAAAACCGGCTTATCAGTTAGTCGTGGATTTTGGAGAAGAGATCGGTATTCGTAAATCCAGTGCACAGATTACTGTACATTATACTAAGAAAAGTCTGATCGGCAGGCAAGTCGTGGCGGTGATCAATTTTCCGAAGAAGCAAATCGCTAATTTTATGTCTGAGTGCCTGGTAACAGGATTTGCAGATGAGAATGGAGATATAGTATTGACTGCTGTTGAACGTCCGTTGCCAAACGGATCGAGGTTGTGTTAG
- a CDS encoding nucleoside deaminase: protein MRYINFEGGSNIDPDEYFMKAALTLAKKAYEEDEVPIGAVIVSQGKIIGKGYNLTERLNDVTAHAEMQAFTAASSYLGGKYLKDCTLYVTVEPCVMCAGASYWTQVSRIVYGTPDEKRGASRYGKLFHPKTEIISGVLQEECAELITSFFRQKR from the coding sequence ATGAGATATATTAATTTTGAAGGGGGCAGTAACATTGATCCTGATGAGTATTTTATGAAAGCTGCTTTGACCCTTGCAAAGAAAGCATATGAAGAAGATGAAGTTCCTATAGGCGCTGTTATTGTAAGTCAGGGAAAAATCATCGGGAAGGGATATAATCTGACAGAACGTCTTAATGATGTGACTGCTCATGCCGAAATGCAGGCTTTCACTGCTGCATCCAGTTATCTGGGAGGAAAATATCTAAAAGATTGTACTCTGTATGTCACTGTAGAACCCTGTGTGATGTGTGCAGGTGCATCCTATTGGACGCAGGTGTCCCGGATTGTATACGGAACTCCTGATGAAAAAAGGGGTGCTTCCAGATATGGTAAATTATTCCATCCGAAGACGGAAATTATATCCGGAGTACTGCAGGAAGAATGTGCAGAATTGATTACATCATTTTTTCGTCAGAAAAGATAA
- a CDS encoding superoxide dismutase, protein MAFQLEALPYASDALEPHIDKETMEIHHDRHHQAYVDNLNKAIAGTDAENLSLEEIVKNISKYSPAVRNNGGGHFNHGLFWSVLGANAGGQPTGELATAIDETFGSFDELKKKLQEAGAGRFGSGWSWLIVGADGKLAVTSTPNQDNPLMDVAEVKGTPVLGIDVWEHAYYLKYQNKRPAYLEAIFNVINWDAVAERYAAAKK, encoded by the coding sequence ATGGCATTTCAATTAGAAGCGTTACCATACGCATCGGACGCATTAGAACCACATATTGACAAAGAAACCATGGAAATTCACCATGACAGACACCACCAGGCTTATGTTGACAATTTGAATAAAGCTATTGCAGGAACAGATGCTGAGAATTTATCATTAGAAGAGATTGTAAAAAATATTTCTAAATACAGCCCTGCAGTGCGTAACAATGGTGGTGGTCATTTTAACCACGGTTTGTTCTGGAGTGTTTTAGGTGCAAATGCGGGTGGTCAGCCTACAGGCGAGCTTGCAACTGCGATCGATGAGACATTTGGTTCATTTGATGAATTAAAGAAAAAACTTCAGGAAGCTGGTGCAGGACGTTTTGGTTCTGGCTGGTCATGGTTGATCGTAGGTGCTGATGGAAAATTAGCAGTTACTTCTACGCCTAATCAGGACAACCCTTTAATGGATGTTGCTGAAGTAAAAGGAACTCCGGTATTGGGTATAGATGTATGGGAGCATGCTTACTATCTAAAATATCAAAACAAACGCCCGGCATACCTGGAAGCAATTTTCAATGTGATTAACTGGGATGCTGTAGCAGAAAGATACGCAGCAGCTAAAAAATAA
- the msrA gene encoding peptide-methionine (S)-S-oxide reductase MsrA yields MKVKCVSKYILTIVLLGTLFTGCHTPKAEKVSFGQLPSQPRNSEHDTATFAAGCFWCIEAQFKELKGVEQVMSGYSGGDVKNPTYTQVSLGGTGHAEVIQVVYNPRIVSYDQLLQGFFLAHDPTQLNRQGNDVGEQYRSAVFVHDKIQLDKVRYYIRKMTEEKLYDKPIVTQVEPFTVFYKAEDYHQNYYANNPDEAYCQYVIKPKLEKFKHIFSTNLKHTP; encoded by the coding sequence ATGAAGGTAAAATGTGTAAGTAAATATATTTTGACAATTGTGCTTTTGGGCACATTGTTTACAGGTTGTCATACCCCTAAAGCTGAAAAAGTATCTTTCGGGCAACTTCCGTCTCAACCCAGGAACAGCGAACACGATACGGCTACTTTTGCTGCTGGATGTTTCTGGTGTATAGAAGCGCAGTTTAAAGAGTTGAAGGGTGTTGAACAGGTGATGTCAGGCTATAGCGGAGGAGATGTAAAAAATCCAACATATACTCAGGTATCTTTAGGAGGGACGGGGCATGCGGAAGTAATACAGGTGGTGTATAATCCCCGAATTGTGTCCTATGACCAGCTTTTACAAGGTTTTTTCCTTGCGCACGATCCCACTCAGCTCAATCGTCAGGGAAATGATGTTGGAGAGCAATATCGTTCGGCGGTGTTTGTACATGATAAAATTCAGCTTGATAAAGTCCGGTACTATATCCGGAAAATGACGGAAGAAAAACTTTATGATAAGCCAATCGTTACACAGGTTGAACCTTTCACAGTGTTTTACAAGGCAGAGGATTATCATCAGAATTATTACGCAAACAACCCTGATGAAGCCTATTGTCAGTATGTGATTAAACCGAAATTGGAAAAGTTTAAACACATTTTCTCCACTAATCTTAAGCATACTCCTTAA